The genomic region CTTACTGCTATTATTTCAGTCCGTATTCCAGAGCAGTTGCTTCAGTTTGAAGGACAAACTAAATCTAAACTAGGTACACCTGAAGCAAGAAGTGCGGTTGAATCTGTAGTTGCTGAAAAGTTGCCTTTTTATCTTGAAGAAAAAGGGCAACTATCTAAAGCGTTGGTTAAAAAAGCTGTAAAAGCGCAACAAGCACGAGAAGCAGCTAGAAAAGCACGAGAAGATGCGCGAACAGGTAAAAAAAATAAGCGCAAAGATACTTTATTATCCGGTAAGCTTACACCAGCACAAAGCAAAAATACTGCCAAAAATGAGCTTTATTTAGTTGAGGGTGATTCTGCCGGTGGATCTGCTAAATTAGGTCGTGACAGAAAATTTCAAGCTATTTTACCGTTAAGAGGTAAAGTAATTAATACTGAAAAAGCAAAGCTAGAAGATATATTTAAAAATGAAGAGATTAACACGATTATCCATACAATTGGCGCCGGTGTCGGGAATGATTTTAAAATTGAAGATAGTAATTATAACCGTGTTATTATCATGACTGATGCAGATACTGATGGTGCTCATATTCAAGTGTTGTTACTGACATTCTTTTTCAAATATATGAGACCCCTTGTTTCTGAAGGACGTGTGTTTATTGCTTTACCACCACTTTATAAATTAGAAAAAGGCAAAGGTAAGCAAAAAAAGATTGAATATGCCTGGACTGATGAAGAGTTAGAGCAGTTGCAAAAGAAACTGGGTAAAGGTTTTTCTCTTCAAAGGTACAAAGGTCTTGGTGAGATGAACCCTGATCAATTATGGGAAACAACGATGAACCCGGATACGAGAACATTAATACGCGTTCAGATAGAAGATGAGGTGCGTTCTTCAAAGCGTGTATCAACACTTATGGGAGATAAAGTAGCACCGCGTCGTGAGTGGATAGAACGACATGTACAATTTGGGATGCAAGAAGACCAAAGTATTTTAGAAAGTGATGAGATTCAAATTCTCAGTGAAGATGTAATGGAAGAGGAGGATGTAGAATGAGTGAAATCATCCAAAATTTACCATTAGAAGATGTTTTAGGTGATCGATTTGGACGATATAGCAAATATATTATTCAAGAGCGTGCTTTACCTGATGTACGAGATGGACTAAAACCGGTACAGCGCCGTATTTTATTTTCGATGTATTCAAGTGGCAATACGTTCGATAAAAGCTTCCGTAAAAGTGCTAAAACTGTCGGTGATGTAATTGGTCAGCTTCATCCTCATGGAGACTCATCGGTTTATGATGCAATGGTGAGGTTAAGCCAAGATTGGAAGTTACGTCATGTTTTGGTAGAGATGCATGGAAACAATGGTAGTATTGATAATGATCCACCAGCTGCTATGCGTTATACAGAGGCAAAGCTGAGTTTAGTGTCTGAACAATTATTGCGTGATTTAAATAAAAATACTGTAGATTATGTTCCTAACTATGATGATACAGAAATGGAGCCTATGGTGTTACCTGCGCGTTTTCCGAATTTACTTGTCAATGGTTCTACCGGAATATCTGCAGGTTATGCTACAGATATTCCACCGCACAATCTTGCGGAGGTTATTACTGCAACTTTAAAATATATAGATAACCCTGACTTATCAGTGAAACAGCTGATGAAATATGTTAAAGGACCTGATTTTCCAACTGGCGGTATTGTACAAGGGATAGATGGCATTCAAAAGGCATATGAGTCTGGAAAAGGTAAAGTTGTTATTCGAGCTAAAGCTGATGAAGAGTCATTAAGAAATGGACGTAAGCAGATTATAGTTACTGAAATTCCATATGAAGTTAATAAAAGTAACCTTGTTAAAAAAATAGATGAACTGAGAGCTGATAAAAAAGTTGACGGTATTGTTGAAGTGCGTGATGAAACAGATAGAAGCGGATTGCGAATAGCAATCGAAGTGAAAAAAGATGTTAATACAACATCTATCTTAAATTTCTTATATAAAAACACCGATTTACAAGTGGCATATAACTTTAATATGGTCGCCATTAGTGAAGGACGTCCTAAATTAATGGGTATAAAAGCAATTCTTGATAGTTATGTGAATCATCAAATAGAAGTTGTCTCAAGACGGACTCAATATGATCTCGCAAATGCTGAAGAACGTATGCATATTGTTGAAGGTTTAATGAAAGCATTATCAGTCCTTGATGAAGTGATCGCTATTATCCGTAATTCTAAAAATAAGCGAGATGCTAAGGACAATTTGGTAGCTGAGTTTAATTTCACTGATGCACAGGCTGAGGCAATAGTAATGTTACAACTTTATCGCTTGACGAATACTGACATTGTTGCATTACAAGATGAACACAATGAGTTAAAAACTAAAATCGATGGATTACGCCATATTTTAGACAACCACCAAGCATTATTAGACGTCATTAAAGATGAGTTGCATGAAATTAAAAAACAGTTCAAATCACCAAGATTGTCAGTTATCGAAGCCAATATTACTGAAATCAAAATTGATAAAGAGGTTATTGTCCCAAGTGAGACAGTCATGCTAAGTTTAACGTATGATGGCTATATTAAACGGACATCTTTAAGAAGTTATAATGCAAGTGGGGAAGAGGACATTGGTTTAAAAGATAATGACTATGTGCTTAAGATTTTAGAAGTCAATACACAAGATACTGCACTCGTTTTTACGAATAAGGGGCGCTATCTATACATTCCAGTGCATAAACTAGCAGATATTAAATGGAAAGATTTAGGACAACACGTATCCCAAATCGTTCCAATCGATGAAGATGAACAGGTGCTAAGTTGTTTTGTACTCAGCCAATTTACAGACAAAGAAGTGATTGTGACAACGACGCGTAACGGTATGATTAAAAAAAGTGTGTTAGCAAACTTTAAATCAACACGTATTAATAAACCGCTTGTCGCTATGAAATTAAAGCAAGGTGATGAAGTTGTATCAGTTGTTAAATTAAACGCAGATGATGAATCTTCACTGATTACATTATTAACACATACTGGTATGTCTCTTACGTATCCACAATCTGAACTGCCTGATACAGGGTTACGTGCTATGGGCGTAAAAGCAATTAATCTAAAAGATCAAGATTGTGTTGTTATGGCTGGTACGATACAGCCAACTGATACAATTCTTATCGCTACACAAAGAGGAGCTTTAAAGCGTATTAGTTATCAAGTGCTACAAATTGCGAAACGTGCTCAAAGAGGCATCACTTTACTAAAAGAATTAAAAAAACAGCCGCATCGTATTGTAGATGCTAAAATATGTCGCCAAGATGATACTAAATATCGCATTACATCAGAGCAAAATAGTCATGAAGGACAAATTAAAGAGATACATTTATCTGAACAATACACAAATGGTAGTTTTGTAGTAGATACACAAACATTTGGTGATATACAGCAGCTACATGTATATTAATTCAATTTGAAATTTAAATAAGTATACTAAGAGACGAGATATAAACTATGATTGAGTTATATGCTCGTCTTTTTTGAGTGAGGCTTAGTCTGTTTGTACTAAAAAATTAATGAATATTGCATCAAAATGTACGTTTTCAAGCTAATTGTGTAGTGCACATGAGTTGAAAACAATCATTTGAACTTACTTTGTTTAATCAAATTGAAAGCGGTTTTTAGATATAAATAAAAAATAAATAGTCATCATAGGCCAACAATGATAGAATAAAGCTAGTTGTTTGAAAAATAGAAATAAGCAAAATTTAAAAGTAAAGAGGGATTAATGTGAGAGATTTTGATAGTTTAATTCCGGAGTGGTTTAAGACGTTCATACAGGTGGGGAATGATTTAATATGGTCTCAGTATTTAATAGGTTTACTATTAACAGCTGGCTTTTTCTTTACCATCAGTTCAAAGTTTGTCCAAATTAGATGGATACCTGAAATGTTTAGAGCACTAACTGAAAAACCGGAAACATTAGACTCAGGTGAGAAGGGGATTTCACCATTTCAAGCGTTTGCGATTAGTGCGGGCTCACGTGTTGGAACAGGGAATATTGCAGGGGTAGCCACAGCAATAGTATTAGGAGGCCCTGGTGCTGTTTTTTGGATGTGGGTTATCGCAATTATTGGTGCAGCAAGTGCTTTTATTGAAGCGACTCTAGCACAAGTATATAAAGTACACGATAAAGAAGGCGGATTCCGTGGGGGTCCAGCGTACTATATGACAAAAGGATTAAATCAACGTTGGTTAGGAATTGTGTTTGCTGTATTGATTACTATTACGTTTGCTTTTGTGTTTAATACTGTGCAATCAAACACAATTGCTGAATCTTTAAATACACAATATCAAGTTAGCCCTGTTATAACTGGAATCGTTTTAGCAGTTATTACCGGAATTGTTATATTTGGCGGTGTACGTAGTATCGCTAAATTATCATCAGCTATTGTACCTATTATGGCGATTATTTATATTGTTATGGTTTTAGGTATTTTATTGTTCCATTTTGATCAAATCATTCCAATGATTACAACAATTATTAAAAGTGCGTTTGGTTTTGAACAAGCGACTGGAGGGGCAGTCGGATTCGCAGTTTTACAAGGGATAAAGCGAGGACTTTTCTCGAATGAAGCAGGGATGGGGTCAGCTCCTAATGCAGCAGCAACTGCCGCAGTGTCACATCCTGTTAAGCAAGGTTTAATCCAATCATTAGGCGTTTTCTTTGATACGATTTTAGTATGTACAGCAACGGCAATCATGATTTTATTATATTCTGGGTTAGAGTTTGGTGAAAACGCAGCGCAAGGTGTAGCTGTTACACAAACGGCTTTAAATGAGCATTTAGGTAGTGCAGGTGGTATATTCTTAAGTGTTGCGATTACATTGTTTGCATTTTCATCTGTTATTGGAAATTATTACTATGGTCAAGCTAATATTGAATTCTTATCTAAAAATAAAGGTATTTTATTTGTTTTTCGTTGTTTAGTTGTTGTACTTGTATTTGTAGGTGCTGTGATTAAAACAGAAACAGTATGGAGTACAGCTGATGTATTTATGGGATTAATGGCAATCGTTAACATTGTTGCAATTATCGGGTTATCCAATATTGCATTTGCTGTTATGAAAGATTATCAACGTCAACGTAAGGAAGGCAAGCGCCCGATTTTCCGTCCAGAAAACCTTGAAATTAATTTGTTTGGTATTGAATGTTGGGGAGAACAATCTCAAAATAAGAAAGAATATGATCAACATTAAGAAGTATAGTATTAAGGCTGGAGCAATTTATTGTTCTGGCTTTCTTTTTTGAAAAGAAGTGTATCATTGAATAGAATTTGAAAACTTATAGCTTTCTTTATGTTGAAAAAATCTATATAATCTGTTAAGAAAGATTTAGAGGAGTAGATAACATGAATTCATACACAATTAAGAAAGTCCTCAATAATAACGTATTAATTTGTCAGCATCAAAATGATGAAGTTGTGGTCATCGGTAAAGGCTTAGGTTTTAAAATGAAACCGGGGATGACAATAGATAATCCAGAAACCATTGAAAAAGTATTTACGTTACAAAATAAATCTGATCAAGATCATTATAAAATGTTAATAAAGCAAATAGATGAACATGTACTAAGAGTTGTGATTGATTCGGTTCAAATGATTTTATCATATTTTGATTTAAATAATAAAGAGTCTTTTATTGTTGCTTTAACAGATCATTTAATCTTTGCTTTTAAACGGCTTCAAAACAATCAACTTATTACAAATCCTTTTTTAAGTGAAACAAAATATAGTTATCCAGAGGCTTATAAGATTGCAAAGCGAGTTGTAGCTCGTATTAATTTAGAATTAGACGTTGATTTTCCTGAAGATGAAGTAGGATTTATTGCGCTTCATATTGCGTCACAAATTGATGATGTCAACATACAAGACACTCAAAAAGTTGCACAATTAATCAAGAATATAGTCACTTTGATTGAGCATGATTTAAATGTCAACGTCTCGACTAGTTCAATTCAGTACCAACGTTTTGTAAGACATATTCATTTTTTATTACAGCGTCTAAGAAAAGATGAACATTCTACAATTGATTTGAATTTCGAAAACCTTCTGAAAGCACAGTATCCACTTTGTTATAATGTAGCTGTGAAAACGAGTCAAATGGTTCAATCTCAAATTAATAGTCAGTTGTATAGTGCAGAAATCGCATATTTAACTTTACACATTTATCATTTGTCGCTTGTTTCCAAAAGTGAATAAGTTGTGTGGACAAGCTATTATTTGAAAATGAACTAGGTATGAGGATAGTTATAAATTAAAGGTGTGGTGAAGCGAATGACAGAAAAAGAAACACATACAAAAGCAAATTCTAAGAACTTAGATATTAGTGAAAGTCGTTTTATGAAGTTTTTTGGGGGAAAAGATTTAATATTTACTTTATTGATATTTATTTTGATCGGTATTGTTATTTTTATCTTTGATCGCGTATCATACATTTTTCAACCTTTTATTATTATTTTTAATACAATTGTAGCGCCGGTTGTTGTTGCACTTATTTTGTATTATTTATTTAATCCAATCATCAATTTTATGGAGCGTTATAACATCAAAAGGGTTTGGGGAATTGTCATTTTATTTTTAGTGATAGTTGGATTAATCACACTTGCTGTTAATTTATTAATCCCTGTTGTCTCAATTCAATTCCAGCGTTTATTGAATAATTTCCCAAATTATTTAAATAGAGTAACATTATTTTTTAATCATATTACACATATTCCACTGTTATCTGATTATTATGCACAGGTTGAAAATGCTATACATGGCTTACAAG from Staphylococcus felis harbors:
- the glcT gene encoding glucose PTS transporter transcription antiterminator GlcT produces the protein MNSYTIKKVLNNNVLICQHQNDEVVVIGKGLGFKMKPGMTIDNPETIEKVFTLQNKSDQDHYKMLIKQIDEHVLRVVIDSVQMILSYFDLNNKESFIVALTDHLIFAFKRLQNNQLITNPFLSETKYSYPEAYKIAKRVVARINLELDVDFPEDEVGFIALHIASQIDDVNIQDTQKVAQLIKNIVTLIEHDLNVNVSTSSIQYQRFVRHIHFLLQRLRKDEHSTIDLNFENLLKAQYPLCYNVAVKTSQMVQSQINSQLYSAEIAYLTLHIYHLSLVSKSE
- the parE gene encoding DNA topoisomerase IV subunit B, which codes for MSATINNNYSDDSIQVLEGLEAVRKRPGMYIGSTDKRGLHHLVYEVVDNSVDEILNGYGNEISVTINKDESITIADNGRGMPTGMHQSGKPTVEVIFTVLHAGGKFGQGGYKTSGGLHGVGASVVNALSEWLTVEIHREGYKFEQKFAHGGIPQTKLVKKGKTRNRGTIVTFKPDSKIFKSTTQFNFDILSERLQESAFLLKNLKITLEDKRVNKERTEVYHYEEGIKAFVHYVNEGKEVLHDVALFQGESNGIEVDVSFQYNDQYSESIMSFVNNVRTKDGGTHEVGFKTAMTRVFNDYARRIGELKTKDKNLEGNDIREGLTAIISVRIPEQLLQFEGQTKSKLGTPEARSAVESVVAEKLPFYLEEKGQLSKALVKKAVKAQQAREAARKAREDARTGKKNKRKDTLLSGKLTPAQSKNTAKNELYLVEGDSAGGSAKLGRDRKFQAILPLRGKVINTEKAKLEDIFKNEEINTIIHTIGAGVGNDFKIEDSNYNRVIIMTDADTDGAHIQVLLLTFFFKYMRPLVSEGRVFIALPPLYKLEKGKGKQKKIEYAWTDEELEQLQKKLGKGFSLQRYKGLGEMNPDQLWETTMNPDTRTLIRVQIEDEVRSSKRVSTLMGDKVAPRREWIERHVQFGMQEDQSILESDEIQILSEDVMEEEDVE
- a CDS encoding alanine/glycine:cation symporter family protein; its protein translation is MRDFDSLIPEWFKTFIQVGNDLIWSQYLIGLLLTAGFFFTISSKFVQIRWIPEMFRALTEKPETLDSGEKGISPFQAFAISAGSRVGTGNIAGVATAIVLGGPGAVFWMWVIAIIGAASAFIEATLAQVYKVHDKEGGFRGGPAYYMTKGLNQRWLGIVFAVLITITFAFVFNTVQSNTIAESLNTQYQVSPVITGIVLAVITGIVIFGGVRSIAKLSSAIVPIMAIIYIVMVLGILLFHFDQIIPMITTIIKSAFGFEQATGGAVGFAVLQGIKRGLFSNEAGMGSAPNAAATAAVSHPVKQGLIQSLGVFFDTILVCTATAIMILLYSGLEFGENAAQGVAVTQTALNEHLGSAGGIFLSVAITLFAFSSVIGNYYYGQANIEFLSKNKGILFVFRCLVVVLVFVGAVIKTETVWSTADVFMGLMAIVNIVAIIGLSNIAFAVMKDYQRQRKEGKRPIFRPENLEINLFGIECWGEQSQNKKEYDQH
- the parC gene encoding DNA topoisomerase IV subunit A, which produces MSEIIQNLPLEDVLGDRFGRYSKYIIQERALPDVRDGLKPVQRRILFSMYSSGNTFDKSFRKSAKTVGDVIGQLHPHGDSSVYDAMVRLSQDWKLRHVLVEMHGNNGSIDNDPPAAMRYTEAKLSLVSEQLLRDLNKNTVDYVPNYDDTEMEPMVLPARFPNLLVNGSTGISAGYATDIPPHNLAEVITATLKYIDNPDLSVKQLMKYVKGPDFPTGGIVQGIDGIQKAYESGKGKVVIRAKADEESLRNGRKQIIVTEIPYEVNKSNLVKKIDELRADKKVDGIVEVRDETDRSGLRIAIEVKKDVNTTSILNFLYKNTDLQVAYNFNMVAISEGRPKLMGIKAILDSYVNHQIEVVSRRTQYDLANAEERMHIVEGLMKALSVLDEVIAIIRNSKNKRDAKDNLVAEFNFTDAQAEAIVMLQLYRLTNTDIVALQDEHNELKTKIDGLRHILDNHQALLDVIKDELHEIKKQFKSPRLSVIEANITEIKIDKEVIVPSETVMLSLTYDGYIKRTSLRSYNASGEEDIGLKDNDYVLKILEVNTQDTALVFTNKGRYLYIPVHKLADIKWKDLGQHVSQIVPIDEDEQVLSCFVLSQFTDKEVIVTTTRNGMIKKSVLANFKSTRINKPLVAMKLKQGDEVVSVVKLNADDESSLITLLTHTGMSLTYPQSELPDTGLRAMGVKAINLKDQDCVVMAGTIQPTDTILIATQRGALKRISYQVLQIAKRAQRGITLLKELKKQPHRIVDAKICRQDDTKYRITSEQNSHEGQIKEIHLSEQYTNGSFVVDTQTFGDIQQLHVY